One window of Cryobacterium arcticum genomic DNA carries:
- a CDS encoding bifunctional 2-methylcitrate synthase/citrate synthase — protein sequence MTINQPTHTSVAEPPVAPEIHRGLAGVVADSTAVSKVNPDSNSLLYRGYPVQELAAQKSFEEVAYLLWNGELPTDAELAEFEEAERALRRLDHSVRRVIDEIPTSADPMDVVRTAVSVIGANDLTTPDSSVEANLAKSLHLFAQLPAIVAYDQRRRQGLELVEPRDDLGYSANFLYMTFGEVPELPVVEAFDVSMIMYAEHSFNASTFTARVITSTLSDLYSAVTGAVGALKGPLHGGANEAVMHIFNEIGLGDGAAERAEDWLDDTLAHKRKVMGFGHRVYKHGDSRVPTMHAALLTLIEHYDRPDLLELYEALAAGMAERTGILPNLDYPSGPAYHLMGFDTATFTPIFVAARVTGWTAHIMEQLASNSLIRPLSFYNGTPERHLAPPQPGEVL from the coding sequence ATGACCATCAACCAGCCCACCCACACGTCAGTGGCGGAACCACCGGTCGCACCCGAGATCCATCGCGGCCTGGCCGGGGTCGTGGCCGACTCGACGGCCGTCTCCAAGGTCAACCCCGACTCGAACTCGCTGTTGTACCGCGGGTACCCGGTGCAGGAACTCGCCGCCCAGAAGAGCTTCGAAGAGGTCGCGTACCTGCTCTGGAACGGCGAGCTGCCGACGGATGCCGAACTGGCCGAGTTCGAGGAGGCCGAGCGGGCGCTGCGCCGGCTCGACCACTCGGTGCGCCGGGTGATCGACGAGATCCCCACCTCCGCGGACCCCATGGACGTGGTGCGCACGGCCGTGAGCGTGATCGGCGCCAACGACCTCACCACGCCGGACTCCTCGGTGGAAGCGAACCTGGCGAAGTCGCTGCACCTGTTCGCGCAGCTGCCGGCGATCGTCGCCTACGACCAGCGCCGCCGGCAGGGGCTCGAGCTCGTCGAACCGCGCGACGACCTGGGCTACTCGGCCAACTTCCTCTACATGACGTTCGGCGAGGTGCCCGAACTGCCCGTGGTCGAGGCCTTCGACGTGTCGATGATCATGTACGCCGAGCACTCCTTCAACGCCTCCACCTTCACCGCTCGGGTGATCACCTCGACGCTCTCCGACCTGTACTCCGCCGTGACCGGGGCCGTCGGCGCGCTCAAGGGCCCGCTGCACGGCGGCGCCAACGAGGCCGTGATGCACATCTTCAACGAGATCGGTCTGGGCGACGGGGCGGCCGAGCGGGCCGAAGACTGGTTGGACGACACCCTCGCGCACAAGCGCAAGGTGATGGGCTTCGGCCACCGGGTCTACAAGCACGGCGACAGCCGTGTGCCCACCATGCACGCGGCCCTGCTCACCCTCATCGAGCACTACGACCGCCCCGACCTACTCGAGCTCTACGAGGCCCTCGCCGCCGGCATGGCCGAGCGCACCGGCATCCTGCCCAACCTGGACTACCCGTCCGGGCCGGCGTATCACCTGATGGGTTTCGACACCGCCACCTTCACGCCGATCTTCGTGGCTGCCCGGGTGACCGGCTGGACGGCGCACATCATGGAGCAGCTGGCCTCGAACTCCCTCATCAGGCCGCTGTCGTTCTACAACGGCACACCGGAGCGGCACCTGGCCCCGCCACAGCCGGGCGAGGTGCTCTGA
- a CDS encoding NAD-dependent epimerase/dehydratase family protein has product MTVLIAGCGDLGTEVGLRLTTLGQHVVGLRRRAGLLPAAFDGQSVDLASEKPVVPPDTDLVIVAIAAGNPDPEVYRAAYVTGLGNLLDALDDAQVTPRRFLMVSSTAVYDVNDGSTVDESTPAAPGPGTDSILLEAEQLLRSRIPSAVVLRLGGIYGPGRERLIDQVRSGRATVGERSRLTNRIHRDDAAAMIVHLMLRAKAPEPLYLGVDSTPVPAAEVLAFVAGELGLPVPEIVETGSKRGGDKRVSNRRILETGFSFSYPSYREGYRAVLAGQGVRHP; this is encoded by the coding sequence ATGACTGTACTGATTGCCGGATGCGGCGACCTCGGCACCGAGGTGGGCCTCCGCCTGACGACGCTCGGCCAGCACGTGGTGGGCCTCCGTCGCCGGGCCGGGCTGCTGCCGGCCGCGTTCGACGGGCAGTCCGTCGACCTGGCCAGCGAGAAGCCCGTGGTGCCGCCGGACACCGACCTCGTGATCGTGGCCATCGCGGCTGGGAACCCCGACCCCGAGGTATACCGGGCCGCCTATGTGACCGGGCTGGGCAACCTGCTCGACGCCCTCGACGACGCGCAGGTGACGCCGCGCCGGTTCCTGATGGTGTCGTCGACAGCCGTCTACGACGTGAATGACGGCAGCACCGTCGACGAGTCGACCCCGGCGGCCCCTGGCCCCGGCACCGACTCGATCCTGCTCGAGGCCGAGCAGCTGCTCCGCAGCCGGATCCCCTCGGCCGTGGTGCTGCGGCTCGGCGGCATCTACGGGCCGGGCAGGGAGCGCCTGATCGACCAGGTGCGCTCCGGGCGCGCCACCGTGGGCGAGCGCAGCCGACTGACCAACCGGATCCACCGCGACGACGCCGCCGCGATGATCGTGCACCTGATGCTGCGGGCCAAGGCGCCCGAGCCGCTCTACCTCGGGGTGGACTCCACGCCGGTGCCCGCCGCCGAGGTGCTGGCCTTCGTCGCCGGCGAGCTCGGCCTGCCCGTGCCCGAGATCGTCGAGACCGGCAGCAAGCGTGGCGGGGACAAGCGCGTGAGCAACCGGCGCATCCTCGAGACCGGCTTCAGCTTCAGCTACCCGAGCTACCGGGAGGGCTACCGGGCCGTTCTGGCCGGGCAGGGCGTGCGGCACCCGTAA
- a CDS encoding MOSC domain-containing protein has translation MTQQLSDLPYSAEVEIVLLHASPVHRYEGRPADGPLPAVGEESHERIEVRAGLGIVGDRHFGRRAHVQASVTVMNAEVLDRVAAELALPYPLDATATRRNILLRGVEIDGLRGATFSLDSGDGPVEFRAHRPANPCAWMDVMLAPGAHRALRGRGGLRCEPVTDGMLRLGPATMRCSVPLVVTGAARPARPERPGSPPGSSGS, from the coding sequence ATGACTCAGCAGCTGAGTGACCTGCCGTACAGCGCCGAGGTGGAGATCGTGCTGCTGCACGCCTCCCCCGTGCACCGGTACGAGGGGCGCCCCGCCGACGGGCCGTTGCCGGCGGTGGGCGAGGAGAGTCACGAACGCATCGAGGTGCGCGCGGGCCTGGGCATCGTGGGCGACCGGCACTTCGGCCGGAGGGCTCACGTGCAGGCGTCGGTCACGGTGATGAACGCGGAGGTGCTCGACCGGGTCGCCGCCGAGCTGGCGCTGCCGTACCCGCTGGATGCGACCGCCACCCGGCGCAACATCCTGCTGCGCGGCGTGGAGATCGACGGTCTGCGCGGGGCGACCTTCTCGCTCGACAGCGGCGACGGTCCCGTCGAGTTCCGGGCGCACCGGCCCGCGAACCCCTGCGCCTGGATGGATGTGATGCTCGCCCCCGGCGCCCACCGCGCGCTCCGCGGGCGTGGCGGGCTTCGCTGCGAGCCGGTGACCGACGGGATGCTGCGGCTCGGCCCGGCCACGATGCGGTGCAGTGTGCCGCTGGTGGTTACGGGTGCCGCACGCCCTGCCCGGCCAGAACGGCCCGGTAGCCCTCCCGGTAGCTCGGGTAGCTGA
- a CDS encoding phosphoribosyltransferase: MQQDQHAETPATVDPPREVLEWTEFADASRSLASTVLASGFQPDVVIAIARGGLLLAGAISYALGTKNCGSINVEFYTGIDERLPEPVLSGPMLDAPALAGKRVLLVDDVSDSGHTLALVVGILKESAGEVRSATLYTKPRTVHVPDFTWRETDGWIVFPWSALPPVTATPLTSAVDA, from the coding sequence ATGCAACAGGACCAGCACGCCGAGACCCCCGCCACCGTCGATCCGCCCCGCGAGGTGCTGGAGTGGACCGAATTCGCCGACGCGTCCAGGTCGCTTGCCAGCACGGTGCTGGCAAGCGGGTTCCAGCCCGACGTCGTCATCGCCATCGCGCGCGGCGGCCTGCTGCTGGCCGGGGCGATCTCCTACGCCCTGGGCACCAAGAACTGCGGCTCCATCAACGTGGAGTTCTACACCGGCATCGACGAGCGCCTGCCGGAGCCCGTGCTCTCCGGCCCGATGCTGGACGCCCCGGCGCTGGCCGGCAAGCGCGTCCTGTTGGTCGACGACGTCTCCGACTCGGGCCACACCCTGGCCCTGGTAGTGGGCATCCTCAAGGAATCGGCCGGCGAGGTGCGCTCCGCGACGCTGTACACCAAGCCGCGCACGGTGCACGTGCCCGACTTCACCTGGCGGGAGACCGACGGCTGGATCGTCTTCCCGTGGTCGGCCCTGCCACCCGTGACGGCCACCCCGCTGACGAGCGCGGTCGACGCATGA
- a CDS encoding Type 1 glutamine amidotransferase-like domain-containing protein, whose amino-acid sequence MSIHLVGGGWAAENATESDAVVYGPFLAEAALRATAAGRDEPRLAVIVVRDADGADHAAKLVAAIGAAGPVDPHLTVLGLTDEAALLAVADVDGIVIGGGLTPAYLTALTPIAGEIRRQVAAGIPYLGYSAGAMIAAERAVLGGWQIGGVPVSPQDASEGLDEITIENGIGLLDVTVDVHAAQWGTLSRMVAATEAGLIRGGLAVDEGTVLIVGQGTLGVAGTGSVWTVSESEGGVLVSTFGS is encoded by the coding sequence ATGAGCATCCACCTCGTCGGCGGCGGCTGGGCTGCCGAGAACGCCACCGAGAGCGACGCCGTGGTCTACGGTCCGTTCCTGGCCGAAGCCGCCCTGCGCGCCACCGCGGCCGGCCGTGACGAACCGCGCCTGGCCGTCATCGTGGTGCGGGACGCCGACGGCGCCGACCACGCCGCCAAGCTGGTCGCGGCCATCGGCGCCGCCGGGCCGGTCGACCCGCACCTCACGGTGCTCGGCCTCACCGACGAAGCCGCCCTGCTCGCCGTGGCGGATGTCGACGGCATCGTGATCGGCGGCGGCCTCACCCCCGCCTACCTCACCGCCCTCACCCCCATCGCCGGGGAGATCCGCCGCCAGGTGGCCGCCGGCATCCCGTACCTCGGCTACTCCGCCGGCGCCATGATCGCGGCCGAACGCGCCGTGCTCGGCGGTTGGCAGATCGGCGGCGTGCCGGTGAGCCCCCAGGACGCCTCAGAGGGGCTCGACGAGATCACGATCGAGAACGGCATCGGCCTGCTCGACGTGACCGTGGACGTGCACGCCGCCCAGTGGGGCACGCTGTCCCGCATGGTCGCCGCCACCGAGGCCGGCCTCATCCGCGGCGGCCTGGCCGTCGACGAGGGCACCGTGCTGATCGTGGGCCAGGGCACCCTGGGCGTGGCCGGAACCGGCAGCGTCTGGACCGTGAGCGAATCCGAGGGCGGGGTGCTGGTGAGCACCTTCGGCTCCTGA
- a CDS encoding uracil-DNA glycosylase produces MPAPIDPALIEPGWARAFGLGDHTGPVDVSALAPFADPLAFARQRAAAGAEVLPAPENILRAFRQPFDEVRVLIVGQDPYPTPGHPVGLAFSAAGDVRPVPRSLANIFTELHDDVGLPRPDGGDLTPWTRHGVLLLNRVLTVEAGAAGSHRRHGWEAVTEQAIRALAGRGTPLVAILWGRDAENLLPLLGHTPAIVSAHPSPLSARRGFFGSHPFSRANTLLAEQGAAAVDWSLQ; encoded by the coding sequence ATGCCTGCACCGATCGACCCCGCGCTGATCGAGCCCGGCTGGGCGCGGGCCTTCGGGCTCGGCGACCACACCGGCCCCGTCGACGTCAGCGCCCTGGCCCCTTTCGCGGACCCGCTCGCCTTCGCACGGCAGCGGGCCGCTGCCGGCGCCGAGGTGCTGCCGGCGCCGGAGAACATCCTGCGCGCCTTCCGGCAGCCGTTCGACGAGGTGCGGGTGCTCATCGTGGGCCAGGACCCGTACCCCACGCCCGGGCATCCGGTGGGCCTGGCCTTCTCAGCGGCCGGCGACGTGCGCCCGGTGCCGCGGAGCCTGGCGAACATCTTCACCGAGCTGCACGACGACGTCGGCCTGCCGAGACCGGACGGCGGCGACCTGACCCCCTGGACCCGGCACGGGGTGCTGCTGCTCAACCGGGTGCTCACGGTCGAGGCCGGCGCCGCCGGGTCGCACCGCCGGCACGGCTGGGAGGCCGTGACGGAGCAGGCGATCCGGGCTCTGGCCGGCCGCGGCACGCCGCTGGTCGCCATCCTCTGGGGCAGGGACGCCGAGAACCTCCTGCCGCTGCTCGGGCACACCCCGGCGATCGTCTCGGCGCATCCCAGCCCGCTCTCGGCCCGGCGCGGCTTCTTCGGCTCCCACCCGTTCAGCCGCGCCAACACCCTGCTGGCCGAGCAGGGCGCGGCAGCCGTGGACTGGTCGCTGCAGTAA
- a CDS encoding GNAT family N-acetyltransferase, with protein MLEEEYQPRRRLPRHLTPAPAPEAPFEYSLRDAVETDLPDIREIYNYYVANSTVTFDEDAMTLAEWRDKFAYLTKLGMPFIVAESPAGQLLGYALVSPWKQKKAYRFTVENSIYLGAASTGKGLGRVLLAELIERSKAAGLKEIIAVIADQGADASIKLHQDFGFEEIGRMGKVGFKFERWLGTVLLQKSLK; from the coding sequence GTGCTAGAAGAGGAATACCAGCCGCGTCGACGGCTGCCGCGTCACCTGACGCCGGCGCCGGCGCCCGAGGCACCGTTCGAGTACTCGCTGCGGGACGCTGTGGAGACCGACCTGCCCGACATCCGGGAGATTTACAACTACTACGTGGCCAACAGCACCGTCACCTTCGACGAAGATGCGATGACCCTGGCCGAGTGGCGCGACAAGTTCGCCTACCTGACCAAGCTCGGTATGCCGTTCATCGTTGCCGAGTCGCCGGCCGGGCAGCTGCTCGGTTACGCGCTGGTGAGCCCCTGGAAGCAGAAGAAGGCCTACCGGTTCACGGTGGAGAACTCGATCTACCTGGGCGCGGCATCCACCGGCAAGGGCCTGGGCCGGGTGCTGTTGGCCGAACTCATCGAGCGCTCCAAGGCCGCCGGCCTTAAGGAGATCATCGCCGTGATCGCCGACCAGGGTGCGGATGCGTCGATCAAGCTGCACCAGGACTTCGGCTTCGAGGAGATCGGCCGGATGGGCAAGGTCGGCTTCAAGTTCGAGCGCTGGCTGGGCACCGTGCTGCTGCAGAAGAGCCTCAAGTAG
- a CDS encoding SDR family NAD(P)-dependent oxidoreductase — MTRTDAAAYYNPMGTTALITGASSGLGVGFAHELARRGADLVLTARRLDRLEALAVDLAEKYGTVSTVIPLDLAAPGAVAELVRDLADRGIRVSTLVNNAGFGLFGSMVDAPAAPVHDQVAVNVQALTDLTHALLPGLLGAALTHPQGAALVNVASTAAFQPVPRLAVYAASKAYVLSLTEALWYETRGTGLKVTALCPGPTETEFYAVAQRSTAGPRGLASVDEVMRTAFDALDTPRTPPHAVSGGQNRLLAWLASVSPRRTVVTVTGRLSRR; from the coding sequence ATGACCCGCACCGATGCTGCCGCCTACTACAACCCGATGGGCACGACCGCGCTGATCACCGGGGCGTCGAGCGGACTGGGCGTGGGTTTCGCTCACGAGCTCGCCCGCCGGGGCGCCGACCTGGTGCTCACCGCGCGCCGGCTTGACCGGCTCGAGGCCCTCGCCGTCGACCTGGCCGAGAAGTACGGCACGGTGTCCACGGTGATCCCGCTCGACCTGGCCGCCCCCGGCGCCGTCGCCGAGCTCGTGCGGGACCTCGCCGACCGAGGAATCCGGGTGAGCACCCTGGTGAACAACGCCGGCTTCGGCCTGTTCGGCAGCATGGTGGATGCGCCGGCGGCGCCGGTGCACGACCAGGTGGCGGTCAACGTCCAGGCGCTCACCGATCTCACCCATGCCCTTCTGCCGGGCCTGCTCGGCGCGGCGCTCACGCATCCGCAGGGTGCGGCGCTGGTGAACGTCGCGAGCACGGCGGCGTTCCAGCCGGTGCCCCGGCTGGCTGTCTACGCCGCGAGCAAGGCCTACGTGCTCAGCCTCACCGAGGCACTCTGGTACGAGACCCGCGGCACCGGGCTCAAGGTGACCGCGCTGTGCCCCGGCCCGACCGAGACCGAGTTCTACGCCGTCGCGCAGCGCTCCACGGCCGGCCCCCGCGGCCTGGCGAGTGTGGACGAGGTGATGCGCACGGCCTTCGACGCGCTCGATACGCCCCGCACTCCCCCGCACGCGGTCAGCGGCGGGCAGAACCGGCTGTTGGCCTGGCTGGCGTCGGTGTCGCCCCGGCGCACCGTGGTGACAGTGACCGGGCGGCTGTCGCGCCGGTGA
- a CDS encoding amidase: MADLHELTALEQWRSLQQGEISPTELTRHYLDRIERLNPGLGAFVTVTGEAALARARQVETEVPRTRPLWGLPFADKDLQQRAGVPVGFGSRLMEGTVPETSDLLVQALDEAGGVSLGKTATPEFGLPSYTEPVAGVPARNPWNPALGAGGSSGGAAVAVAARMLPFAPGSDGGGSVRIPAAACGLVGVKPSRGRIPAASGLDVPGGLPVAGPLARTVADAALLLDAMIAPDGGRPAHPFAVRAPGGDEQLLGAAVRGEGRYQLGVMTTSAWDDAYEISLAPEALAALAVAVDGFAAMGHGIEQTALEPDPSYAPAFRALWQLSAARIPAETVEQEALLEPLTRWLMHRGRALTGRDVAEALTTLATYERSLIRQLSRFDAVLTPALALTPRPVGWYDAVDGERNFAQQVQYTPFTSMVNVSGLPAITLPVAQTPDGLPMGVQLIGRPGGEATLLALGAQLERRIRWQDRVPPAAR, from the coding sequence ATGGCTGACCTCCACGAACTGACCGCCCTCGAGCAGTGGCGCTCCCTGCAGCAGGGCGAGATCAGCCCCACCGAGCTCACCCGGCACTACCTGGACCGCATCGAGCGGCTGAACCCCGGGCTCGGCGCCTTCGTCACCGTGACCGGCGAGGCCGCTCTGGCCCGCGCCAGGCAGGTGGAAACCGAGGTGCCCCGCACCCGGCCGCTGTGGGGGCTGCCCTTCGCCGACAAGGACCTGCAGCAACGCGCCGGGGTGCCCGTGGGGTTCGGCTCCCGGCTGATGGAGGGCACGGTGCCCGAGACCAGCGACCTGCTCGTGCAGGCCCTCGACGAGGCCGGCGGCGTGAGCCTGGGCAAGACCGCCACCCCCGAATTCGGCCTCCCCTCGTACACCGAGCCCGTGGCCGGAGTCCCCGCCCGCAACCCCTGGAACCCCGCGCTGGGCGCCGGCGGCTCCAGTGGCGGCGCTGCCGTGGCCGTGGCCGCGCGGATGCTGCCGTTCGCCCCCGGCAGCGACGGCGGCGGGTCGGTGCGCATCCCCGCCGCCGCCTGCGGGCTCGTCGGGGTCAAGCCGTCCCGCGGCCGGATCCCCGCGGCGAGCGGCCTGGACGTGCCCGGGGGCCTCCCCGTGGCCGGCCCGCTGGCGCGCACGGTGGCGGATGCCGCGCTGCTGCTGGATGCCATGATCGCGCCGGACGGCGGCCGGCCGGCGCATCCGTTCGCCGTGCGGGCACCCGGGGGAGACGAGCAGCTGCTCGGCGCCGCCGTGCGGGGCGAGGGCCGCTACCAGCTGGGCGTGATGACCACCTCGGCGTGGGACGACGCTTATGAGATCAGCCTGGCCCCGGAGGCCCTGGCCGCGCTCGCCGTGGCCGTCGACGGTTTCGCCGCCATGGGCCACGGCATCGAGCAGACCGCGCTGGAGCCGGACCCGAGCTACGCGCCGGCGTTCCGGGCGCTCTGGCAGCTCAGCGCCGCCCGGATCCCGGCGGAGACCGTCGAGCAGGAGGCCCTGCTCGAACCCCTCACCCGCTGGCTGATGCACCGCGGCCGGGCGTTGACCGGCCGTGACGTCGCCGAGGCGCTGACCACCCTGGCCACCTATGAGCGCTCACTGATCCGCCAGCTGTCCCGGTTCGACGCCGTACTCACCCCGGCGCTTGCGCTCACCCCGCGGCCGGTCGGATGGTACGACGCCGTCGACGGCGAACGTAACTTCGCCCAGCAGGTGCAGTACACCCCGTTCACCTCGATGGTCAACGTCTCCGGCCTGCCGGCCATCACCCTGCCCGTGGCCCAGACCCCGGACGGCCTGCCGATGGGTGTGCAACTGATCGGCCGGCCGGGCGGCGAGGCGACCCTGCTGGCCCTCGGCGCGCAATTGGAGCGCCGGATTCGCTGGCAGGACCGGGTGCCGCCCGCGGCCCGCTAG
- a CDS encoding MMPL family transporter produces MLAIQRFITGRRTAWVVLVGTIVAVGLLFSLLPSNDSEEFPTSGLPTSSQAAQVDALLADFPSAEQTSAIVVWTRDDGDLSESDMAAITAQGAALAEQSVAPQATTPRFSDDGKAAISILPLNADEANADIGQTATDIRDTASADLPDGLDAYVTGAVGFQSDITNAFAGADLRLLLVTVIVVAVLLIVTYRSPVLWIVPLVVVGVADGLSTVVVGALAEPFGITLDPSVAGIQSVLVFGAGTNYALLLVARYREELLRTENRNAAMLAAVRGAGPAIAASGGTVALSLLTLLFAELSGNRALGFACAIGVVIAIIFALVVLPAALVVCGRGLFWPFIPRYVPGADAKARTGFWTRLGRGVQRRPIVVTAASVAGIAALSLGLIGASVGLSQADQLLGKPESVQAQAIVEESFSAGLTSQTIVLVPDAAAAEATALATDTSGIESVLPGESANGLTRLNLSLASEPGSEETFAIIDTLRGTYADASGEVSQALVGGSDATAFDNKTSAQADQALIIPMILAIVFAILALLLRSLVAPVLLIVSVLATFFASLGASNWIFQNLMGFPAFNTNVVLFAFLFLVALGVDYNIFLTTRAREESIRFGTGEGMVRALSSTGAVITSAGILIAAVFAVLGVLPVVALTQIGVIVCIGVLLDTLVVRTLVVPALVFLTGDRFWWPSRPAAKAPRV; encoded by the coding sequence GTGCTCGCGATTCAGCGGTTCATCACCGGCCGGCGCACCGCCTGGGTCGTGCTCGTAGGGACCATCGTCGCGGTGGGATTGCTTTTCAGCCTGCTCCCCTCGAACGATTCCGAGGAGTTCCCCACCTCCGGGCTCCCTACCTCCAGCCAGGCAGCACAAGTTGACGCCCTCCTCGCTGACTTCCCGTCCGCCGAGCAGACTTCGGCGATCGTGGTCTGGACCAGAGACGACGGCGATCTCTCCGAATCCGACATGGCGGCCATCACCGCGCAGGGCGCGGCTCTGGCCGAGCAGTCGGTCGCCCCGCAGGCCACCACACCGCGGTTCAGCGACGACGGAAAGGCCGCCATCAGCATCCTTCCGCTGAATGCGGACGAGGCCAACGCCGACATCGGCCAGACGGCCACCGACATCCGTGACACCGCGTCGGCCGATCTGCCGGACGGACTGGACGCCTATGTCACGGGCGCGGTCGGCTTCCAATCCGATATCACGAACGCCTTCGCCGGTGCCGACCTGCGACTGCTGCTCGTCACCGTGATCGTCGTCGCCGTGCTCCTGATCGTCACCTACCGTAGCCCGGTGCTCTGGATCGTCCCGCTCGTCGTCGTCGGCGTGGCCGACGGCCTCTCCACCGTCGTGGTGGGCGCCCTCGCCGAACCGTTCGGCATCACTCTCGACCCCTCGGTCGCCGGCATCCAATCCGTGCTGGTCTTCGGCGCGGGCACGAACTATGCCCTGCTGCTCGTGGCCCGTTATCGCGAGGAATTGCTGCGCACAGAGAACCGCAACGCCGCCATGCTGGCCGCGGTACGTGGCGCCGGGCCGGCCATCGCCGCCAGCGGCGGCACGGTCGCGCTCAGCCTGCTCACCCTGCTGTTCGCGGAGTTGTCGGGCAACCGGGCGCTCGGCTTCGCCTGCGCCATCGGCGTGGTCATCGCCATCATCTTCGCCCTGGTCGTGCTGCCCGCCGCCCTCGTGGTCTGCGGCCGCGGCCTGTTCTGGCCGTTCATCCCCCGCTACGTGCCCGGCGCCGATGCGAAGGCGCGCACCGGCTTCTGGACCCGCCTCGGCCGCGGGGTGCAGCGTCGTCCGATTGTGGTCACCGCCGCATCCGTCGCCGGTATCGCGGCCCTCAGCCTGGGCCTGATCGGTGCGTCCGTCGGGCTGTCGCAGGCCGACCAACTGCTCGGCAAACCCGAGTCGGTGCAGGCGCAGGCCATCGTGGAGGAGTCGTTCTCCGCCGGCCTGACCAGCCAGACCATCGTGCTGGTTCCGGATGCGGCGGCCGCCGAGGCCACCGCGCTCGCGACCGACACGTCCGGCATCGAGTCCGTGCTGCCCGGCGAGAGCGCGAACGGGCTCACCCGGCTCAACCTGTCCCTGGCCAGCGAGCCGGGCAGCGAGGAGACCTTCGCCATCATCGACACCCTGCGCGGCACCTACGCCGATGCGTCGGGCGAGGTGTCCCAGGCGTTGGTCGGCGGCAGCGACGCCACGGCGTTCGACAACAAGACGAGCGCCCAGGCCGACCAGGCCCTGATCATCCCGATGATCCTGGCGATCGTGTTCGCCATCCTGGCCCTGCTGTTGCGGTCGCTGGTGGCGCCAGTCCTGCTGATCGTGAGCGTGCTGGCGACCTTCTTCGCCAGCCTCGGCGCCTCCAACTGGATCTTCCAGAACTTGATGGGGTTCCCGGCCTTCAACACCAACGTGGTGCTGTTCGCGTTCCTGTTCCTGGTGGCCCTGGGTGTCGACTACAACATCTTCCTCACCACCCGGGCCAGGGAGGAGAGCATCCGCTTCGGCACCGGGGAGGGCATGGTGCGCGCCCTGTCCTCAACGGGCGCCGTCATCACGAGCGCCGGCATCCTGATCGCGGCGGTCTTCGCCGTGCTGGGTGTGCTCCCTGTCGTGGCCTTGACCCAGATCGGTGTCATCGTCTGCATCGGTGTGCTGCTGGACACCCTCGTGGTGCGCACCCTGGTGGTGCCCGCACTGGTCTTCCTCACCGGCGACCGGTTCTGGTGGCCGTCGCGTCCGGCCGCGAAGGCGCCGCGGGTCTAG
- a CDS encoding MarR family winged helix-turn-helix transcriptional regulator yields the protein MEERRNLAPGAVSGASVPPGPPAGGPPASDVIGSALHQILQLSRAFERQVGQALEVNTTDLTAMEHLIQEGALTPGELSRRLDISTAATTLVIDRLVALGHAQRHPHASDRRKVVVVPAQESVTRAFQQLHPVIGGVAALTQELSDDERHVVEAFLERVIGVYRSSLDSQSSSFHS from the coding sequence ATGGAAGAGCGTCGCAACCTCGCTCCCGGTGCGGTCTCCGGGGCTTCCGTCCCGCCCGGACCTCCCGCCGGCGGACCGCCGGCTTCGGATGTGATCGGCTCCGCTCTGCACCAGATCCTGCAGCTGTCCCGCGCCTTCGAGCGTCAGGTCGGGCAGGCGCTCGAGGTGAACACCACCGACCTAACCGCGATGGAGCACCTCATTCAGGAGGGGGCGCTGACCCCGGGGGAACTGTCTCGCCGTCTGGACATTTCCACGGCGGCGACCACCCTGGTGATCGACCGGCTGGTCGCACTCGGTCACGCGCAGCGTCATCCGCATGCGTCCGACCGGCGCAAGGTCGTCGTGGTGCCCGCCCAGGAGTCGGTCACGCGCGCATTCCAGCAGCTGCACCCGGTGATCGGGGGAGTTGCGGCTCTCACCCAGGAGCTCTCCGACGATGAACGACACGTCGTCGAGGCCTTCTTGGAACGGGTCATCGGCGTGTACAGGTCGTCCCTCGACTCGCAATCCTCAAGTTTTCACTCCTGA
- a CDS encoding Fur family transcriptional regulator gives MVDTERTRAAEPPGPLADSIRASGLKVTAPRLAVLRVLDQAPHSTAERLFATVRAELPGTSLQAVYGVLAAFTGAGIARKIEPAGSPALFERQVGDNHHHIVCTRCGAVHDVDCAVGEAPCLTPSNTAGFTVHTAEVTYWGLCPDCQAAISSTSSSPSPLLNKGAQ, from the coding sequence ATGGTAGACACCGAACGGACGCGAGCGGCCGAGCCGCCGGGTCCGCTCGCCGACAGCATCCGTGCCTCTGGTCTGAAGGTCACCGCTCCCCGGCTCGCGGTGCTGCGGGTTCTCGACCAGGCTCCGCACTCGACCGCGGAGCGGCTCTTCGCCACGGTCCGGGCCGAACTGCCGGGCACATCGCTGCAGGCCGTCTACGGCGTGCTCGCGGCCTTCACGGGGGCCGGGATCGCCCGAAAGATCGAGCCGGCCGGCTCGCCGGCGCTCTTCGAGCGTCAGGTCGGCGACAACCATCACCACATCGTCTGCACCCGCTGCGGTGCCGTGCACGATGTCGACTGCGCCGTGGGCGAGGCCCCCTGCCTCACGCCGTCCAACACCGCCGGGTTCACCGTGCACACCGCCGAGGTCACGTACTGGGGCCTGTGCCCGGACTGCCAGGCGGCCATATCTTCCACCTCTTCCTCACCTTCCCCGCTGTTGAACAAAGGAGCACAATGA